Proteins encoded within one genomic window of Candidatus Pseudothioglobus singularis PS1:
- a CDS encoding NAD-dependent epimerase/dehydratase family protein translates to MSDKNIVITGSSGFIGKRLVNAIGCLSNNLTLLSRTIEPKISHHQIECDIVNDDLSLDYFCNVDIVFHLAGCAHDISNKKSANYYYKVNVEATIKLAELAIKNNVKKFVYISSVKAGLNNINNSSFSKIDDDINDIYGLSKLEAEMKLLEIDKKSTMSIIIVRPALVYGPEVKGNLGLMLSGIKHGWFPPLPKIKNSRSMVHIDDLIGALIFLVNEKSANGNTYIITDGFQYTSREIYEILSQVTSKKPYSWSVPKLLFDLVGYLHPNIRSKVNKIFDNEMYNSDKIRSLGFKPNKSLKDINETIY, encoded by the coding sequence TTGTCTGACAAAAATATAGTCATTACCGGCTCTTCAGGCTTTATTGGTAAAAGACTCGTAAATGCCATAGGTTGTTTATCAAATAACCTAACATTATTATCCAGAACAATTGAACCAAAAATTTCTCATCATCAAATCGAATGTGATATTGTAAATGATGATTTGAGTTTAGATTATTTTTGCAATGTAGATATAGTTTTTCATTTGGCTGGCTGTGCCCATGATATAAGTAATAAAAAAAGTGCAAATTACTATTATAAGGTTAATGTTGAAGCCACTATAAAGCTTGCTGAGCTTGCAATAAAAAATAATGTAAAAAAATTTGTCTATATTAGCTCTGTTAAAGCCGGGCTAAATAATATAAACAATAGCTCTTTTTCTAAAATCGATGATGATATTAATGATATTTATGGACTAAGTAAACTAGAAGCTGAAATGAAGCTTTTGGAAATTGATAAGAAATCCACTATGAGTATTATTATTGTTAGACCAGCTTTAGTTTATGGGCCTGAAGTAAAAGGCAATCTTGGGTTGATGTTATCTGGTATCAAGCATGGCTGGTTCCCGCCATTGCCTAAAATTAAAAACTCCCGATCTATGGTGCACATCGATGATTTAATTGGTGCTTTAATTTTTCTTGTGAATGAAAAAAGTGCTAATGGAAATACATATATTATTACTGATGGATTTCAGTATACTTCTAGAGAAATTTATGAAATTTTGTCCCAAGTAACTAGTAAAAAGCCCTACAGTTGGAGTGTTCCTAAATTATTATTTGATTTAGTAGGATATTTGCATCCAAATATTAGATCTAAAGTTAATAAAATTTTTGATAACGAAATGTATAATTCAGATAAAATTAGGTCGCTGGGATTCAAGCCAAATAAATCTTTAAAGGATATCAATGAAACGATTTATTGA
- a CDS encoding sugar transferase, with amino-acid sequence MKRFIDLSLAILIALLFLIPMILIALLIRLTSSGQAIYWSKRVGYNNNIFNMPKFRTMRINSPVVATHLIKNIDEYYSPIGSFLRRTSLDELPQIFSVLKGDMSIVGPRPALFNQDDLIQLRKEKGIMKLLPGITGWAQVNGRDDLSIPEKVYYDKEYLDKKSFKFDLKIIFLTIFKVIKSSNISH; translated from the coding sequence ATGAAACGATTTATTGATTTATCTCTTGCAATATTAATTGCACTTCTCTTTCTAATTCCAATGATATTGATAGCATTACTTATAAGACTTACTTCCTCAGGTCAGGCTATATATTGGTCAAAAAGAGTAGGCTATAATAATAATATATTTAATATGCCAAAGTTTCGAACTATGAGAATCAATTCACCAGTAGTTGCTACCCACCTTATAAAAAATATTGATGAGTATTATTCTCCAATTGGCAGCTTTTTGCGTCGCACTAGCTTAGATGAGCTTCCTCAAATTTTTTCAGTATTAAAGGGTGATATGAGTATAGTAGGACCGAGGCCAGCTTTATTTAACCAAGATGATTTAATACAGTTACGCAAAGAAAAAGGGATTATGAAATTATTGCCAGGAATCACAGGATGGGCTCAAGTTAATGGCCGTGACGATTTAAGTATTCCTGAAAAGGTTTACTACGATAAAGAGTATTTGGATAAAAAATCGTTCAAATTCGACTTGAAGATTATATTTTTAACTATTTTTAAAGTCATTAAAAGTTCTAATATATCGCATTAA
- a CDS encoding putative sugar O-methyltransferase, whose product MIGRIKYAILRRIFNLYVSSFDGSKYKNDPNYNLDLINDCFMNRKSQTIDFNIFERICRSYNMAKDVQERANSVYQVGNEWVPIYKRYMGDIMRVLNECDFQSMELIYNNFMREPCSVGLHGIGGYERMTKNYFSGNISTPNARIYIKDVVNRYNIWNAELGNSHNIDSLKGPLLGNTYGHFVDGIFVEGGSYYNHYYATKISQLLKDKKRSSVLELGGGFGNMAYYLMQESNNVTYFDFDLPENFALTAFYLLSSFPDKKIALYGEVDLENDNLTNYDLILMPNFEIDKVRTNSIDLVFNSYSLAEMPPNTIKNYINIINRISNNYIYHLNHTKYSTMSADDFPINLDKFELMNRTEALWNKAINFSMDEFEFLYKARN is encoded by the coding sequence ATGATAGGTAGAATCAAATATGCAATTTTAAGAAGAATTTTTAATTTATATGTTTCATCTTTTGATGGAAGTAAATATAAAAATGATCCTAATTATAATTTGGACTTAATTAATGATTGTTTTATGAATAGAAAAAGTCAAACGATTGATTTTAATATTTTTGAAAGAATATGTAGGTCATACAATATGGCTAAAGATGTTCAAGAGAGGGCCAATTCTGTTTATCAGGTTGGTAATGAGTGGGTTCCAATATATAAGAGATATATGGGCGACATCATGAGGGTATTAAATGAATGTGATTTTCAATCTATGGAGCTTATATATAATAACTTTATGCGTGAACCCTGTAGTGTTGGATTGCATGGAATTGGCGGATATGAAAGAATGACAAAAAATTACTTTTCTGGAAATATCAGTACGCCAAATGCCAGAATATACATAAAAGATGTGGTCAACAGATATAACATTTGGAATGCTGAATTGGGTAATTCTCATAACATAGATTCATTAAAAGGTCCATTACTTGGAAATACTTATGGCCATTTTGTTGACGGAATTTTTGTTGAGGGAGGCTCCTACTATAATCACTATTATGCAACTAAAATTAGTCAATTATTAAAAGATAAAAAACGCAGCTCTGTATTAGAATTAGGCGGTGGATTTGGAAATATGGCATATTATCTTATGCAAGAGTCCAATAATGTCACTTATTTTGATTTTGATTTGCCTGAAAATTTTGCTCTTACAGCTTTTTACTTACTAAGCTCTTTTCCAGATAAGAAGATTGCCCTTTATGGAGAAGTAGATCTAGAAAATGACAACCTTACTAACTATGATTTAATTTTAATGCCTAATTTTGAAATTGATAAAGTTCGCACTAACAGTATAGATTTAGTATTTAATTCATATAGTTTAGCTGAGATGCCTCCTAATACAATTAAAAACTACATTAATATTATCAATAGAATTTCTAATAATTATATATATCATCTGAATCATACGAAATATAGCACTATGTCTGCAGATGACTTTCCTATCAATCTAGATAAATTTGAACTTATGAATAGGACTGAAGCATTATGGAACAAAGCAATAAATTTTTCTATGGATGAATTTGAGTTCCTTTATAAGGCTAGAAATTGA
- a CDS encoding DapH/DapD/GlmU-related protein: MDILSLIRLSVDLIFTKIFYPKARIIRRPVYIRNEGSLILGKDFSCGPGLIIELFGATSKVEIGKGVMAFHNLHIGALDRVIIGDRVLIASGVYISDHSHGNYSGISQSSPTEPPVERELVSNPIEIGNDVWIGENVSILPGVKIGKGSIIGAGAVVNCDVPNYCIAAGVPAKLLKRYSFEKKQWILISENEY, translated from the coding sequence ATGGACATATTATCTCTAATCAGATTATCTGTTGATTTAATTTTTACAAAGATTTTCTATCCTAAAGCTCGAATTATTCGTAGGCCTGTATATATTAGAAACGAAGGCTCATTAATTTTAGGAAAAGACTTTTCATGTGGCCCTGGACTTATTATTGAATTATTTGGTGCAACTTCAAAAGTTGAAATTGGTAAGGGTGTTATGGCATTTCACAATTTACATATTGGTGCTTTAGATAGAGTGATTATTGGTGATAGAGTATTAATTGCTAGTGGGGTTTATATCTCAGATCACAGCCATGGTAATTATTCTGGAATTTCTCAATCCAGCCCAACCGAGCCTCCTGTTGAAAGAGAATTAGTTTCCAATCCGATAGAAATTGGAAATGATGTTTGGATTGGTGAAAATGTTTCTATATTGCCTGGTGTAAAGATTGGTAAAGGCTCTATAATTGGCGCAGGCGCAGTAGTAAATTGTGATGTACCTAATTATTGTATTGCTGCTGGAGTGCCTGCTAAATTATTAAAAAGATATAGTTTTGAAAAAAAACAATGGATTTTAATATCTGAAAATGAATATTAA
- a CDS encoding glycosyltransferase family 2 protein, translating into MKSEFLTVIIPFYNAIRYKEIILNNLSRNKSNQVSFILIDDGSEDDLLDLIKKEVEENNIVFIKNPKKFGVSKSRNIGIRNCRSDFLMFCDVDDDLDLSQINNLSDTLEQENDLIIFKHQSKDKYNFQQKSFNHNQNGQLDKKRRLSLIIDYLKSPVGSSILIHCWASIYKRKFLIENSLLFNESIEKFEDSLFISEVITNANTIKISDIEIYSHWVHQGGLSYFSENGIGKFSLHVEVYYQFLKNHGIFNAIDLKHSATNFYVSKLMVQIQNRSFGFVKSAIEKILLEDSVIESLKFYNIECKKMPLIKNWMFKSKLIITLMIMFYRFIN; encoded by the coding sequence ATGAAAAGTGAATTTTTAACAGTAATTATTCCATTTTATAACGCAATTAGATATAAAGAAATAATCTTAAATAATTTAAGTCGAAATAAATCAAATCAAGTTAGTTTTATACTAATCGATGATGGTTCGGAAGATGACCTTCTTGATTTGATTAAAAAAGAAGTTGAAGAAAATAATATTGTTTTTATAAAAAATCCCAAAAAATTTGGAGTATCTAAATCAAGAAATATTGGTATAAGAAACTGTCGTTCTGATTTTTTAATGTTTTGTGACGTAGACGATGATTTAGATTTAAGTCAAATCAATAATTTGAGCGATACTCTTGAGCAGGAAAATGATTTAATCATATTTAAACATCAAAGTAAGGATAAATATAATTTTCAACAAAAATCCTTTAACCACAATCAAAATGGCCAGTTAGATAAGAAACGAAGACTTTCTTTAATAATTGATTATTTAAAATCACCAGTTGGTAGTTCAATCCTCATTCACTGTTGGGCTTCTATTTATAAAAGAAAATTTTTAATAGAAAATTCATTGCTTTTTAATGAATCCATTGAGAAATTTGAAGATTCTCTGTTTATCAGCGAAGTTATTACTAATGCTAATACTATTAAAATTTCAGATATTGAGATATATAGTCATTGGGTTCATCAAGGCGGCTTATCTTATTTTTCAGAAAACGGTATAGGTAAATTTAGTCTTCATGTTGAAGTTTATTATCAATTTTTAAAAAATCATGGAATATTTAATGCAATAGATTTAAAGCATTCTGCAACTAATTTTTATGTGTCGAAATTAATGGTACAAATACAAAATAGAAGCTTTGGATTTGTCAAATCGGCTATTGAAAAGATTTTGCTTGAGGATTCAGTTATTGAATCATTAAAATTTTATAATATTGAATGTAAAAAAATGCCACTAATAAAAAACTGGATGTTTAAATCCAAATTAATTATAACTTTAATGATTATGTTTTACAGATTTATTAATTAG
- a CDS encoding tetratricopeptide repeat protein, whose translation MSIFKKINTQNSSPVLEEQNSAEQFKCGVNFEFGYGVIEDLDSAIYWYTKSAEQGNIKAQAYLAWIYFEGKGIAKDYEKSVYWYSKAAKQGDENAKFELLQISNLFKK comes from the coding sequence ATGTCAATTTTTAAAAAAATAAATACACAAAATTCTTCTCCAGTTTTAGAAGAGCAAAACTCAGCTGAGCAATTTAAATGTGGAGTTAATTTTGAGTTTGGCTATGGTGTAATTGAGGATCTTGACAGTGCTATTTATTGGTATACAAAATCTGCTGAACAAGGAAATATCAAGGCTCAAGCTTATCTTGCTTGGATTTACTTCGAAGGTAAAGGGATTGCAAAGGATTATGAAAAATCAGTTTATTGGTATTCTAAAGCTGCTAAACAGGGAGATGAAAATGCTAAGTTTGAATTATTACAGATAAGCAATTTATTTAAAAAATAG
- a CDS encoding radical SAM protein, with protein MNNVINYDSIAQLKESLEKEEDVYIYGFGISGRWLAANIDIPIQNFIDTDTKKSGRESTGISCITLDEAKEKLTKNSVIIISVIDIQDVLPNVENLNIKKWLALGLFLNNHPVHINPTDESEDFVKYSLQAVEKCHKSYLVTQSLYLRSVDVVITEKCSLKCKDCSNLMQYYEAPVDISFEEIKADFDELTSKVEYIYEIRLIGGEPFMNKDIYRIMDYFNNNNKITKQVVYSNATIPLKEEFVNILKHPKLVFTLTDYRKVTKGAIERNTAKVHEALKRLEVPHRLHDPENWTDSGVLQDFKRDVPEMKEMFLDCCARNLITLTDNKLYRCPFAANADRLQGMPDDKRNYVSVNASTNDIKKYINDIEFIPACNFCKGRSYSAPEIESAIQTSKPIPYEKYINVPIEIL; from the coding sequence ATGAATAATGTTATTAATTACGATTCAATTGCCCAATTAAAAGAGTCTTTAGAAAAAGAAGAAGATGTTTATATTTATGGTTTTGGAATTTCTGGTCGGTGGCTTGCTGCAAATATTGATATACCAATTCAAAATTTTATCGATACTGATACAAAAAAATCAGGGAGAGAGTCGACTGGTATAAGCTGTATTACGCTTGATGAAGCAAAAGAAAAATTAACAAAAAATTCTGTAATAATAATCTCTGTCATAGACATCCAAGACGTTCTTCCAAACGTAGAAAATTTAAATATAAAAAAATGGCTTGCTCTTGGCCTATTTTTAAACAATCATCCTGTGCATATAAATCCAACAGACGAAAGTGAGGATTTTGTTAAGTACTCTCTTCAGGCAGTTGAAAAATGCCATAAATCATATCTTGTAACTCAAAGCTTATATTTAAGAAGTGTGGATGTTGTAATTACTGAAAAATGCTCATTAAAGTGCAAAGACTGCTCTAATCTTATGCAATACTATGAAGCTCCAGTTGATATTTCTTTTGAAGAAATTAAGGCAGACTTTGATGAATTAACATCAAAAGTAGAATATATATACGAAATTAGACTAATTGGTGGTGAGCCATTTATGAATAAAGATATATATAGAATAATGGATTATTTTAATAATAATAATAAAATAACTAAACAAGTTGTATATTCAAATGCAACCATACCCCTTAAAGAGGAGTTTGTTAATATTCTTAAGCATCCCAAACTAGTCTTCACCTTAACTGATTATCGTAAAGTAACTAAGGGAGCTATTGAAAGAAATACAGCTAAAGTTCACGAAGCCTTAAAAAGGTTAGAAGTGCCGCATAGATTGCATGATCCAGAGAATTGGACTGATAGTGGCGTTCTCCAAGACTTTAAGAGGGATGTACCTGAAATGAAGGAAATGTTTCTTGATTGTTGTGCTCGAAATTTAATAACACTTACGGACAACAAATTATATCGCTGTCCATTTGCTGCAAATGCCGATAGATTACAAGGTATGCCTGATGATAAAAGAAACTATGTTTCCGTTAATGCATCAACAAATGATATTAAAAAATATATAAACGATATCGAGTTTATACCCGCATGCAACTTTTGCAAAGGCAGGTCTTATAGCGCTCCAGAAATAGAGTCGGCAATTCAAACGTCCAAGCCAATCCCTTATGAAAAGTATATTAATGTTCCAATTGAAATCTTATAG
- a CDS encoding nucleoside-diphosphate sugar epimerase/dehydratase — protein sequence MVVFGAPLFAIPIFISFGLYRDIIRFIGLQALWKVSKAVFLYSLLWSLICFIYITSSQFANVQGIPRSVIVLNILLSLLMVAGFRVFGRWILTKCLNLLTSFISKNVIIYGAGEAGRQLSHSLVETNEFNLVGFLDDDVSIQKNSINGKNIYSRLEFSELIHNLNITEVFLALPSLSINIRREIIDFLEPFSVHVRSLPSMLDLVRGNIRISDLNEIGIDDLLGRDKVIANNELLNLNILNKVVLVTGAGGSIGSELCRQIILLKPKTLILYELSEFALYQIDKELNNGNFGKVVIFPILGSVNNQKRLSQVFTKFNVDTIYHAAAYKHVPIVEFNNTEGITNNILGTYNCALAAIESSVETFVLISTDKAVRPTNTMGATKRFAELILQSLADHQDNLNLNFNQKISNHTQLSSKTRFMMVRFGNVLGSSGSVIPLFMEQIKSGGPVTVTHGEMQRYFMTISEAVQLVIQAGSMGIGGDVFVLDMGKPMSILALAKKMIRLSGLEVKSQDNPNGDIEIIFSGLRPGEKLYEELLIGKNVSNTENPMIMRAKEKMLPLIELEAIINELKVAINNNEIDTMRKLLIKAVPEFKPQTDIKDILFKDCDSK from the coding sequence ATGGTAGTTTTTGGGGCCCCTCTTTTTGCCATTCCAATATTTATTAGTTTCGGACTCTATAGAGATATTATCCGTTTTATTGGACTTCAGGCTCTATGGAAGGTTAGTAAAGCGGTTTTTTTGTACTCCTTATTATGGAGTCTTATTTGTTTTATATATATTACTTCCAGTCAATTTGCAAACGTTCAAGGAATACCTCGTTCAGTTATTGTTCTTAATATATTGCTGTCATTATTAATGGTTGCTGGATTTCGTGTTTTTGGTCGTTGGATCTTAACAAAGTGTTTGAATTTACTAACTTCATTTATTTCCAAAAATGTAATTATATATGGTGCTGGTGAAGCTGGAAGACAGCTTTCTCATTCACTAGTTGAAACTAATGAGTTCAATTTAGTTGGTTTTTTAGACGATGATGTTAGTATTCAAAAAAATTCAATAAATGGAAAAAATATATATTCTCGACTAGAATTTTCAGAATTAATTCATAATTTGAATATTACTGAGGTTTTTTTGGCACTCCCCTCATTGTCAATAAATATTAGAAGAGAAATAATTGATTTTCTGGAACCTTTTTCAGTTCATGTTCGATCTTTGCCTAGTATGTTGGATTTAGTTAGAGGTAATATTAGAATTTCAGATTTAAATGAAATTGGTATTGATGATCTATTGGGACGAGATAAAGTGATTGCTAATAATGAACTTTTGAATCTTAATATTTTAAACAAAGTAGTATTAGTAACTGGTGCAGGGGGTTCAATAGGCTCAGAATTATGTCGACAAATAATTTTGCTTAAACCTAAAACATTAATTCTTTATGAGTTAAGTGAATTCGCTCTTTATCAAATTGATAAAGAGCTAAATAATGGCAATTTTGGAAAAGTAGTGATATTTCCAATATTGGGCTCAGTGAATAATCAAAAAAGATTGTCACAAGTATTTACAAAATTTAATGTTGATACAATCTATCATGCAGCTGCCTACAAACATGTTCCAATTGTAGAATTTAATAATACAGAAGGCATAACTAATAATATTCTTGGTACTTATAATTGTGCTCTTGCTGCAATTGAATCTAGTGTTGAAACTTTTGTCCTTATTTCAACTGATAAAGCTGTTCGTCCTACAAATACTATGGGTGCAACTAAAAGATTTGCTGAGTTAATTCTTCAATCTCTAGCTGATCATCAGGATAATTTAAATCTCAATTTCAATCAGAAAATATCTAATCATACTCAATTAAGTTCTAAGACTCGTTTTATGATGGTTAGATTTGGTAATGTTTTAGGATCAAGTGGATCAGTCATTCCTCTATTTATGGAACAAATTAAGTCAGGTGGACCTGTTACAGTAACTCATGGAGAAATGCAAAGATATTTTATGACTATTTCTGAAGCGGTTCAGCTAGTTATTCAGGCAGGGTCTATGGGTATAGGTGGCGATGTTTTTGTTTTAGACATGGGTAAACCTATGTCTATTTTAGCTCTTGCTAAGAAAATGATACGTCTAAGTGGATTAGAAGTTAAGAGTCAAGACAATCCAAATGGAGATATTGAAATCATTTTTAGTGGCTTAAGGCCGGGTGAAAAGTTATATGAAGAGTTGCTGATAGGAAAGAACGTATCTAATACTGAAAACCCAATGATTATGCGGGCTAAGGAAAAAATGCTTCCTTTGATTGAGTTGGAGGCAATTATTAACGAGCTTAAAGTCGCAATTAACAATAATGAAATAGATACTATGAGAAAATTATTAATCAAAGCAGTTCCTGAGTTTAAGCCTCAAACTGATATAAAGGATATACTATTCAAAGATTGCGATTCAAAATAG
- a CDS encoding DUF1972 domain-containing protein, producing MRKKISIVGTVGLPAKYGGWETLANNLVDHLSSRFDITVYCSKKKYPTEIEEFNGAKLKYINLNANGIQSILYDIVSIYKSLKFADTIIVLGVSGCIFLPLVKFYGKSQLIVNIDGLEWKRDKWGKFAKLFLKFSERIAVKFANIVVTDNKAIQKYVLDQYNVNSVFIPYGGDHANSEGKDDFIAIYDFLNFPYAFSVCRIEPENNIDMILKTFKSNDSYPLVIVGNWSNSNYGLKLKQQYKNQHNIYLIDSIYDQKKLDILRSNCTIYIHGHSAGGTNPSLVEAMNLGLPIVAYDVEYNQKTTFNMALYFKDTQELFEIISGLDKIDLSKISSDMKSLAEKHYTWLSVSEKYAKIL from the coding sequence ATGAGAAAAAAAATTTCTATTGTTGGTACAGTTGGTTTACCAGCAAAATATGGAGGTTGGGAGACGCTTGCAAATAATTTAGTTGATCATCTAAGTAGTAGATTTGATATAACAGTTTATTGCAGTAAAAAAAAATATCCAACAGAGATTGAAGAATTTAATGGAGCCAAGTTAAAGTATATTAATCTTAACGCTAATGGCATTCAAAGCATTCTATATGATATTGTTTCAATTTATAAATCCTTAAAATTTGCAGATACTATTATTGTTTTGGGCGTTTCAGGATGTATTTTTTTACCTTTAGTTAAATTTTATGGCAAAAGTCAACTAATTGTTAATATTGATGGATTGGAATGGAAGAGAGATAAGTGGGGAAAGTTTGCAAAATTGTTTTTAAAATTTTCTGAAAGAATTGCTGTTAAATTTGCAAATATTGTAGTTACTGACAATAAAGCTATCCAGAAATATGTTCTTGATCAATATAACGTAAATAGTGTATTTATTCCATATGGTGGAGATCATGCTAATAGTGAGGGTAAGGATGATTTTATAGCTATTTATGATTTTTTGAATTTCCCCTATGCTTTTTCAGTTTGTAGAATCGAACCTGAAAATAATATTGATATGATTCTTAAGACGTTTAAGTCTAATGACTCATATCCTTTAGTAATCGTAGGTAACTGGTCAAATAGTAATTATGGATTGAAACTTAAGCAACAATATAAAAATCAACATAATATATATTTAATAGATTCAATTTATGATCAAAAAAAACTTGATATCTTAAGAAGTAATTGTACTATTTATATCCATGGACACAGTGCAGGAGGAACTAACCCCTCTCTGGTTGAAGCGATGAATTTAGGCCTTCCTATAGTTGCTTATGATGTGGAGTATAATCAAAAAACAACCTTTAATATGGCTCTCTATTTTAAAGATACTCAAGAATTATTTGAAATAATAAGTGGATTAGATAAAATTGATCTTTCCAAAATTTCTTCGGATATGAAGTCTTTAGCTGAAAAACACTATACCTGGCTCAGTGTCTCAGAAAAATATGCTAAGATACTTTAA
- the galU gene encoding UTP--glucose-1-phosphate uridylyltransferase GalU: MINKCLFPAAGYGTRFLPATKAVPKEMLPILTKPLLQYGVEEALSAGISNMAIVTGRGKRSIEDHFDKAFELEYQLIENSKKDYIKKINDITDAATFTYVRQKEMLGLGHAILSGQPLIGNEPFAVNLADDLCINENGENILFEMITIFNKYHCSVIAIEEVPDDQTHKYGIISGKLLNNSDNTFQVDSLIEKPAKNQSPSNLAIIGRYILTPDIFEILKTTKPGKSGEIQITDALIKQAKNGKVLAYKHQSKRFDCGSIEGFVNATNYLALKKGIIK, encoded by the coding sequence ATTATTAATAAATGTCTTTTCCCTGCTGCAGGATATGGAACTCGTTTTTTGCCTGCCACTAAAGCAGTTCCAAAAGAAATGCTTCCAATACTAACTAAACCTCTTTTACAGTATGGAGTTGAAGAGGCTTTATCTGCAGGAATTTCTAATATGGCGATTGTTACAGGAAGAGGCAAAAGATCAATTGAGGACCATTTTGATAAAGCTTTTGAGCTTGAATATCAGCTTATTGAAAATTCAAAGAAAGATTACATCAAAAAAATAAATGACATTACTGATGCTGCTACTTTCACATATGTTCGCCAGAAAGAAATGCTTGGGTTAGGTCATGCTATTCTTTCTGGCCAGCCACTCATTGGAAATGAACCATTTGCAGTAAATCTTGCAGATGATTTATGTATAAATGAAAATGGAGAAAACATTTTATTTGAAATGATAACTATTTTTAATAAATACCATTGCTCAGTTATTGCAATTGAAGAAGTTCCCGATGATCAAACGCACAAATATGGAATTATTTCTGGAAAATTGTTAAATAATTCTGATAATACTTTTCAAGTTGATTCATTAATTGAAAAGCCAGCTAAAAATCAATCGCCTAGCAATTTAGCTATAATTGGGCGCTACATATTAACACCAGACATTTTTGAAATTCTTAAAACTACAAAGCCAGGCAAAAGTGGTGAAATTCAAATTACTGATGCGTTAATAAAACAAGCAAAAAATGGAAAAGTCCTAGCTTACAAACATCAAAGTAAACGGTTTGACTGTGGAAGTATTGAAGGCTTTGTAAATGCCACAAACTATTTAGCTTTAAAGAAAGGAATTATTAAATAA